From Quercus lobata isolate SW786 chromosome 1, ValleyOak3.0 Primary Assembly, whole genome shotgun sequence, one genomic window encodes:
- the LOC115989876 gene encoding SAGA-associated factor 11 translates to MSLPNEDNIASQLSSHFFGDLLDSIIVDVASECHRIARLGLDRNMEDEEEELRLSAQARVRVADPSNSGEANSKYVVDIFGQSHPSVASEVFECMNCGRSIVAGRFAPHLEKCMGKGRKARPKVTRSSTAAQNRYSRGSPVSTYSPYSNSTSSNRLSNGTSGVAGEEYSNGTFQEP, encoded by the exons ATGTCATTGCCTAATGAGGACAATATCGCTTCTCAG CTTTCATCTCACTTTTTCGGAGATCTCCTTGATTCCAttattgttgatgtggcatctGAATGTCATCGAATAGCAAGGTTGGGTCTTGATCGtaatatggaagatgaagaagaagaactgaGGTTGTCAGCACAAGCCCGGGTAAGGGTAGCTGATCCTAGTAATAGTGGTGAAGCTAATAGCAAGTATGTGGTTGACATATTTGGACAGTCTCATCCTTCTGTAGCCAGTGAAGTATTTGAGTGCATGAATTGTGGTCGATCTATCGTGGCTGGGAGATTTGCTCCTCATTTGGAGAAGTGCATGGGAAAG GGTAGAAAGGCTCGACCCAAGGTGACAAGAAGTAGCACAGCTGCACAGAACCGGTATTCACGAGGCAGCCCTGTTTCCACATATTCTCCTTATTCAAATTCCACCAGCTCAAACCGGTTATCAAATGGAACATCCGGTGTTGCAGGTGAGGAGTATTCGAATGGCACATTTCAAGAGCCATGA